A window from Triticum aestivum cultivar Chinese Spring chromosome 6D, IWGSC CS RefSeq v2.1, whole genome shotgun sequence encodes these proteins:
- the LOC123145000 gene encoding transmembrane protein 208 homolog, which translates to MANQGSKKIVERNRKRMDLLWRIILVSNVIYIVVRMAVMYSSFTWKHWIGLVVTSAAYFLSYKQLASMTKPEYSDADNRELLSSGYDLATGGLSEYIEDVIYITAFVQLTSIISGKFWWTYLVIPAFGGYKIFFLLKGTFFGGGSEGEVEDEKSRKKREKMEKKASRGKMVKTRTR; encoded by the exons ATGGCGAACCAGGGATCCAAGAAGATTGTGGAGAGGAACAGGAAGCGCATGGATCTCCTCTGGCGCATAATCCTCGTGTCCAAC GTTATTTACATAGTAGTGAGGATGGCTGTAATGTACTCTTCTTTCACCTGGAAGCATTGGATTGGCCTCGTGGTGACATCTGCTGCATACTTTCTTTCATACAAGCAACTCGCTAGTATGACAAAGCCCGAATATTCTGACGCGGACAATCGTGAACTTCTGAGTTCGGGTTATGACTTGGCCACTGGTGGGCTTTCTGA ATATATAGAGGATGTGATATACATCACAGCATTTGTGCAGCTTACGTCCATTATTTCTGGAAAATTTTGGTGGACATATCTGGTG ATACCAGCTTTCGGTGGATACAAGATCTTTTTTCTGTTGAAAGGAACATTCTTCGGTGGTGGTTCAGAG GGTGAAGTCGAAGATGAGAAGTCTCGAAAGAAGAGGGAAAAAATGGAGAAAAAGGCATCTAGAGGGAAGATGGTGAAAACCAGGACCCGTTGA
- the LOC123144999 gene encoding purine-uracil permease NCS1, whose amino-acid sequence MAVSMAMSRALAVRQPNHFRHRLVSTSSQQASPPRLPLLSPRGPSLTLAGRPRMLPARPRLSGSESDLSPTPLSERTMTAWDLASLWIGLVVGVPSYYLAGSLVDLGMSALQGVATVAFANLVVLVCLVLTAAPAVTHGLPFPVLARATFGVRGAHVPAVIRALVGCGWFGIESWIGGRAVFLLLPSALKTYQPLLTPVPGLGAAPLEFACFLAFWAAQLGVIMNGMEGIRKLERYSAPVLIVLTSALLTWAYVTAGGFGRILSLPPRLTGAEFWKVFFPALTANIGFWATVAINIPDFARYARSQADQVLGQAGLPVFMGMFTFAGLAVTSSTEAIFGHIISDPIELLGRIGGPATTVLAIFGISLATITTNIAANVVAPANAFVSMSPRRFTFSQGALITALLGIACQPWRLLSSSESFVYTWLLGYSALMGPIGGVILADHYIVRRTALDVDALYSEERESPYYFQGGFNVAAMVAMAAGVAPIVPGFLHKVGVLPSVSSAFVAAYNNAWFVSFFVAGTVYCLLCRRRGGEVKYQSS is encoded by the coding sequence ATGGCCGTGTCCATGGCGATGTCCAGAGCTCTCGCCGTGCGCCAGCCCAACCATTTTCGCCACCGCCTCGTGTCGACGAGCTCCCAGCAGGCGTCACCGCCGCGGCTGCCTCTTCTATCCCCTCGCGGACCAAGCCTCACGCTCGCCGGGCGCCCGCGGATGCTGCCGGCGAGACCCAGGCTCTCGGGAAGCGAATCGGACCTGTCCCCGACGCCGCTCTCGGAGCGCACCATGACGGCCTGGGACCTGGCCAGCCTCTGGATCGGCCTCGTGGTGGGCGTGCCGTCCTACTACCTCGCCGGCAGCCTCGTCGACCTAGGCATGTCCGCGCTCCAGGGCGTCGCCACGGTCGCCTTCGCCAACCTCGTCGTCCTCGTCTGCCTCGTGCTCACGGCCGCGCCGGCGGTCACGCACGGGCTGCCGTTCCCGGTGCTCGCGCGCGCCACGTTCGGCGTGCGCGGGGCGCACGTCCCGGCCGTCATCCGTGCCCTCGTCGGCTGCGGCTGGTTCGGCATCGAGTCCTGGATCGGGGGACGCGCCGTGTTCCTTCTCCTGCCGTCAGCTCTCAAGACGTACCAGCCGCTGCTCACGCCGGTGCCCGGCCTTGGCGCGGCGCCGCTCGAGTTCGCCTGCTTCCTGGCCTTCTGGGCCGCGCAGCTCGGCGTCATCATGAACGGCATGGAGGGCATCCGGAAGCTCGAGAGGTACTCGGCGCCGGTGCTCATCGTGCTCACCTCCGCGCTGCTCACCTGGGCCTACGTGACCGCCGGCGGCTTCGGGCGCATCCTCTCGCTGCCGCCGCGGCTGACGGGCGCCGAGTTCTGGAAGGTGTTCTTCCCGGCGCTCACGGCGAACATCGGCTTCTGGGCCACGGTGGCCATCAACATACCGGACTTCGCGCGGTACGCGCGCAGCCAGGCAGACCAGGTGCTCGGCCAGGCCGGGCTGCCGGTGTTCATGGGCATGTTCACCTTCGCGGGGCTCGCCGTGACCTCCTCCACCGAGGCCATATTCGGCCACATCATCTCCGACCCAATCGAGCTCCTCGGGCGCATCGGCGGGCCGGCGACGACGGTCCTCGCCATCTTCGGCATCAGCCTCGCGACCATCACGACCAACATCGCTGCCAACGTAGTGGCGCCGGCGAACGCGTTCGTCAGCATGAGCCCGCGGAGGTTCACGTTCTCGCAGGGGGCGCTCATCACCGCGTTGCTCGGCATCGCCTGCCAGCCGTGGCGGCTGCTCAGCTCCAGCGAGAGCTTCGTCTACACCTGGCTGCTGGGCTACTCGGCGCTCATGGGCCCCATCGGAGGGGTCATCCTCGCCGACCACTACATTGTGAGGCGCACCGCCTTGGACGTCGACGCGCTCTACTCGGAGGAGAGGGAGAGCCCCTACTACTTCCAGGGTGGTTTCAACGTTGCCGCCATGGTGGCGATGGCGGCCGGAGTTGCCCCGATCGTGCCGGGGTTTCTGCACAAGGTTGGCGTTCTGCCGAGTGTCTCCAGTGCCTTCGTCGCAGCCTACAACAATGCCTGGTTTGTGAGCTTTTTCGTCGCCGGCACCGTCTACTGCCTGCTCTGTCGCCGGAGAGGCGGTGAAGTGAAATACCAAAGCAGTTGA
- the LOC123141598 gene encoding NDR1/HIN1-like protein 2, protein MAGPLSATRRTRPTPAQCIAATLFALLVVVAIIVIIWLAVRPGKLRLSVDHAAVRGFNFTSGGALQGTFALVLRAYNPNKRTAVYRSLDVGVWYGGTYLGGAEVPGFRQPPRNETRIVVAAPAAREPLPRDVEREMKKDRSAGRLPLDVHVRGKVWFKYGLVRTRRYKMRASCPLVPVEFASPSSFDRVYCHVHI, encoded by the coding sequence ATGGCGGGGCCACTGAGCGCGACGCGGCGCACGCGCCCGACGCCGGCGCAGTGCATCGCGGCGACGCTGTTCGCGCTGCTCGTCGTCGTggccatcatcgtcatcatctgGCTGGCGGTCCGGCCCGGGAAGCTGCGCCTCTCCGTCGACCACGCCGCGGTCCGCGGCTTCAACTTCACGTCGGGGGGCGCGCTGCAGGGCACCTTCGCCCTCGTCCTCCGCGCCTACAACCCCAACAAGCGCACCGCCGTGTACCGCTCGCTCGACGTCGGCGTGTGGTACGGCGGCACGTACCTGGGCGGCGCCGAGGTGCCGGGGTTCCGCCAGCCGCCGCGCAACGAGACGAGGATCGTcgtggcggctccggcggcgcgggaACCGCTGCCGCGGGACGTGGAGCGGGAGATGAAGAAGGACCGGTCCGCCGGGAGGCTGCCGCTGGACGTGCACGTCCGGGGCAAGGTGTGGTTCAAGTACGGCCTGGTGAGGACGCGGCGGTACAAGATGCGCGCGAGCTGCCCGCTGGTGCCCGTCGAGTTCGCCTCGCCCAGCTCCTTCGACCGGGTCTACTGCCACGTGCATATCTGA